Genomic DNA from Bacillota bacterium:
GTTCTTGGAGTTTATCGCGGAATTGCAGCGGAGTGGTGAAGATATGGCCCCCGCCAGTACCGTGGGGGAGAAGGACGACGTGGTGCGGATTATGAGTGTCCACAAGAGCAAGGGGCTGGAATTTCCCATTGTCTTTGTGGCCGGCCTTGGCAATGAATTCAACTTGAGGGATCTGCGGGCGGACATCCTCTGGTCCAAGGAGTTGGGCTTGGGTCCCGTCCTCGCCGACTTGGAGAACCGGTATCGGTACTCCTCACTGCCCCGGGCCTTGCTCCGGCAACAAAAACATGCTTTATCCCTCTCCGAGGAGTTGCGGATCCTTTATGTGGCCCTGACGAGGGCGAGGGATCACCTAATCCTGGTGGGGACGGTAAAAGACCTGGCGGAAAGCGTCGCCCGTTGGTCCCGGGTGTTGGGAAGCAGTCAGTGGAAACTGCCGGTGAGTATGCGGATTAGGGCCCGTTCCTATCTGGATTGGCTGGGTCCCGCCCTGATCCGCCATGGGGATAGTAGGGAGCTGCAGCGATTGGCCGGGACCACCCAAGGGACTGCTTTGGCCGACGATACCCAGTCCCAATGGCAGGTCAAGTGGTGGCAGGGCGAGGAACTGGTGCTGTTGGAGGAGCAGGTGACTGCACAGCAGCTGGACCTGACGGGTGGTGAAGACCAGAGTCTGTGGGAACAGATTGAGGACGTTCTTAACTGGGAGTATGACCACATACCAGTGGTGGGAATTCCCGCGAAGGTGACGGTAACCGAGGTGACGAAACAGGCTGCCTCCGAGGAGAGCGAGTCTTGGCTGGCCCGGGCGGGCCTGCAGTATCCCCGACGGCCTGTTTTCATGCAAAGGCAGGGGTTGACCGGAGCCGAGTTTGGTACCGCCATGCACAGGGTCCTCCAACACCTCAGGTTTCAGGATCCCATGGACGCAGGATGGATCGCCCAGGAGTTGGTACGCCTGGTGGAAAGGGAATTGCTCACTCCCCAGGAGGCTGGGGCCATCGACGTGGAGGCTTTGGTGAGCGTCTTTGCTACGGATGTGGGCAAGCGCTTGTTAAAGGCCTTGCGGGTGGAACGGGAGTTGGCCTTTACCTGCCAACTCCCAGCCGGCACTCTTCTTGGCGGCTCTGTGGAGGAGTTCATCGTGCTGCAAGGGGTGGTGGACTGCCTATTCTTGGATCGGTTTTCTCAACAGTGGGTGCTGGTGGACTTTAAGACCGATCAACCGGAGACCATTCCCCGGCGCCGAAAGATTTACCAAAGGCAGGTGGAGCTTTATCGGGAGGCGTTGAAGCTACAGAATTGGCACGTGGCGGAAGGCTACCTATGTTTTCTTTCCGCCCGGGAGTGGCAACGGGTTTATTAAGCCTTGCCAGATGAAGACTTGGCAAAGGCAGCAGAATGCGCTTCTTGACAAACCAAGGTTGGTGTGATACGTTAGGCATAGACAGGACGAAGCTTTGTTTTGTCGTACTACACTCTCAGGAGGAATTTAGTTACATGGCAATTGGAACAGTTAAGTGGTTTGACGCGCGCAAGGGTTATGGTTTTATCGAGCAGCCGAACGGAGAGGACGTGTTCGTACACTTTTCAGCGATTGTGGAGGACGGGTTCAAGACGCTAGAAGAAGGACAGGAAGTAGAGTTTGAAATCGTAATGGGAGAAAAGGGACCGCAGGCTGCAAACGTTACGAAAATCGGCGTTTAAGTCCGTTTGAATAACGAACGCTTGCAAATAGGAGACCTCCATTCTTGGAGGTCTCTTTTGGTATTGTCATCCCACTCTTACTTTCTTATCCTTCACTTGGCCTGAAACGGTACCCTCATTCCAG
This window encodes:
- a CDS encoding cold-shock protein, encoding MAIGTVKWFDARKGYGFIEQPNGEDVFVHFSAIVEDGFKTLEEGQEVEFEIVMGEKGPQAANVTKIGV